From the genome of Symphalangus syndactylus isolate Jambi chromosome 13, NHGRI_mSymSyn1-v2.1_pri, whole genome shotgun sequence:
atgaatcttttggatCTATTTAAAGTGCCTTTTAATACTTCAGTCAAAATATGGACGGATGGCAAGGCCTCCCACGGTCGGtccatggacacagggatccaCACGCCTTCACTTGCTCTCATCAGTAGAATACGGTGCTGCCAATTAAAAGTCGAATCAATGTAAGTAAACAATCTACAGTTTTCATAGGTTATAGTTTGAGAGTCTGGTTTAATAACTATATTTCCTACAACTAGCATATAAGGGGGCTTTACGCAACTTTGTAAAGGAACCGTTAGACTGGAATTTAGGTCAATAGTATAAAATGGCTTACGATCTCGTTTCTAAAGTTTGATTTCCAGACCAAATTCTAATGCGGTATGAGGCCACAGTAAGCCTCCACAATTCTGGATGTTCAGGACCAGAAACAGgacttattataaaaataataagtctTGGAGTAGAGAttcctttttctccccattcCCAACGGTAGAAAGACTGTGTAATTTTTTATGCTTATGTTTGTCTAGACTTTCTGTTAAGTTGCTATCAACAGCTAGACTCACTTGTGCACTTGGACACGACTGAGTTTGTCCTGAGCAATTGTGGTAGAATTGACCTCGGGGTGCCCAATCTATAATAGTTCCGACTTCATTGTTTTGTAATATCACCGCACTATTGGCCACGcattcttcccaaactaaaacttctgtattttttgatCCTTTGGGAATTTCCTTGGGGCAAGGTTTCCCTTTAGGTCTAAATTTTAATGACCTTTGATAAGAAAAGTCTTGTAAATAATTTACCCGTGGCCTGAGTGACATCCCGCTTACCATGTGATAAGTGAATCTACTGATGGGACTGAGAGTAGGTACTTCTTCTACCAACCAATTTTGGACTGCAGGCATTAAACATCTTGGTGCTCTCCCTAGGCAAATAGGAGGATAATGATACCCAGTGGAAATATTTATCATCATCCCTTCTTCCTCAGGTTTGGCAGGGCAGCGATCATCTGTGGGGCCACGTACCCATACACTATCATTAACATATACTTCTATAGGATTATCCATCCATGTGACTGCCCGAATTAAGGGCAGGAAAGGCACATAGGCCCAGTAGGTATAATTAGCTGCAGCTGCTCTGCAGGCATAGGGAGACTTACCACCGTTGATACAATCAAGGCTGCAAGCAGCATACTCTCTGGAGTTTGTGTCACCTTTGTGTTCTCTAGACATTTTGTAGCTAACTGCCTCAGCTTCTTTAGTTGTGCCCAAGTTGGCGGCTCTGCCTTATTGGTGGATGGCAACTTAGTCTGTTCTTCTGACATCACCATTTGGTTCATCTTGTGAGTCGACGGTGCTCGATTGCGGAGTCTCTGTCTCCATGGAGGTGCTTTTCTTTGCATCTCTGatgggttcattgtagaacttcaaatgtctagtgggtatccaaacaggaagctgattttctcctggtgaaacacaagcaaaacctctCCCCCACGTTATCACCTTCCCTATTTCCCATGTCTTATTTTTATCATCTTTCCACCAAATCAGTTTTCCTTCATGCGGGCTGTTCTTTTTACCAGTAAGATGCTGTTCTGCAGAAGTAGTGGTCTgatttctataaatgtttaaaaaatttaaagtataagcctgggtgccatggctcacgcctgtaatcccagcactttgggaggccgaggcgggcggatcacgaggtcaggagatcgagaccatcctaacgtggtgaaaccccgtctctactgaaaatataataaattaggtgggcgtgttggcgggcgcctgtagtcccagctactcaggaggctgaggcaggagaatggcgtgaacccaggaggcagagcttgcagtgagccgagatcgtgccactgcactccagcctgggggacagagcaagactccatctcaaaaaaaacaacaacaaaaataaaaacaaaaaaaaacaaaaacaaacaaacaaaaaatttaaagtatagagtgctctgttgtggggtaggggcaggggggagggatagcattaggagatatacctaatgctaaatgacgagttaatgggtgcagcacaccaacatggcacatggatacatatgtaacaaacctgcatattgtgcacatgtaccctaaaacttaaagtataataataataaaaaaaagaaaaagaaacacaaaaaaaatgaaaaaaaaagtatagagtgCTAGATTAAGTTGCATCTGAGGAGTGGTACACTCCTTAATGTTTCCCCCTTCTTTTTGTTTAACTAATTGAGTTTTGAGTGTTCTATTAGTTCTTTCAactatggcctgtccttgggaattataGGGAATTCCTGTTGTATGTGAAATTttccactgatttaagaatttttggaAATCTTTACTACAATATCCTGGTCCATTGTCAGTTTTGATTTTTTCTGGAACCCCCATTACagcaaaaaaagataataaatgttttttaacgtGGGAAGTATTTTCTCCTGTCTGGCAAGTTGCCCATATGAAATGTGAGTAAGTATCAACTGTTACATGAACATATGATAATCTTCCAAATGAAGGTACATGCGTGATATCCATTTGCCATAATGCATTAGGACACAGACCTCTGGGATTAACTCCTGCCTCTTGAGTGGGCAGGTGTAAGACTTGACACTGGGTGCAATGTTGTACAGTATCTTTAGCCTGTATCTATGTGacatcaaatttgttttttaatcctgCTGCATTTACATGAGTCAAAGCATGAAGTTCTTCTGCTTTTATGAATGCAGATGATACCAGTAAGTCAGCTTGTTCATTTGCTTTAGTCAAAGGCCCTGGTAAATTAGTGTGTGCTCGaatatgagtaatataaaatgggaaatttctttttcttacagtttgttgtaatAAATTGAATAGCTGGTTTAACTGATCATCCATGCTATATTTGATTAAAGCTGTCTCAACATCCCTTGTAGCCTGTACTACATATGCAGAATCTGATACAATATTGAAaggttgggccgggcgcggtggctcacgcttgtaatcccagcactttggaaggccgaggcgggcggatcacgaggtcaggagatcgagaccacggtgaaaccccgtctctactaaaaatacaaaaaattagccgggcgtggtggcgggcgcctgtagtcccagctactcggagaggctgaggcaggagaatggcgtgaacccgggaggcggagcttgcagtgagccgagattgcgccactgcactccagcctgggtgacagagtgagactccgtctcaaaaaaaaaaaaaaaagaaaggttgatCAAAATCTTGTAACACTGTAATGACTGCAACCAACTCTGCTCTTTGAGCC
Proteins encoded in this window:
- the LOC129460903 gene encoding endogenous retrovirus group K member 16 Rec protein-like yields the protein MNPSEMQRKAPPWRQRLRNRAPSTHKMNQMVMSEEQTKLPSTNKAEPPTWAQLKKLRQLATKCLENTKVTQTPESMLLAALIVSTVSAGVPNSSEETATIENGP